In Rutidosis leptorrhynchoides isolate AG116_Rl617_1_P2 chromosome 2, CSIRO_AGI_Rlap_v1, whole genome shotgun sequence, one genomic interval encodes:
- the LOC139890140 gene encoding probable serine/threonine-protein kinase CST: MSQKLAGHPLEWDTTMKIAIGAAQGLAFLHYVESTTINRTFSASSVLLNENFEATLYFGSASLVRTHGVLPVVMSYAVTSRYAPPEYMTTRYSIAGQWYIESDIYAFGVMMLDMISARGLKAVVKVQDCVYMSVNQMVT, translated from the exons ATGTCTCAAAAGCTGGCAG GTCATCCACTTGAATGGGATACAACAATGAAAATAGCCATTGGAGCAGCACAGGGTCTTGCTTTCTTGCACTATGTAGAGAGCACAACTATAAATAGGACTTTCAGTGCTTCAAGTGTATTATTAAATGAG AATTTTGAAGCAACGCTCTATTTTGGATCGGCATCATTAGTCCGAACCCATGGTGTGTTGCCTGTCGTAATGAGTTATGCGGTCACCAGTCGTTACGCCCCTCCTGAGTATATGACAACAA GATATTCAATTGCAGGTCAGTGGTACATTGAGAGTGATATCTATGCCTTTGGAGTAATGATGTTGGATATGATATCAG CCAGAGGACTTAAGGCCGTTGTTAAAGTTCAAGATTGTGTATACATGTCTGTAAATCAAATGGTCACATAA